ATCATGGCTAAGAGGATTAGTATCGCCCCTCCTACCTGCACCACTTGTCTGCTTGCAACCTTAGTTAGAGCCACCAATCCTATGTTCTCAGAATAGCTTGTTGTCCCGCAGGCTCCAAAAACTCCAGCAATTGAACATGCAAGCCCTTCGCTCATTATTCCCCTATTGATGTTTGTGTTTGTTATCGGAGCTTCAGATATAGCGGAAATTGCGTGGTAATCTCCAACGCTCTCTATTATGCTCACGATGAATGCGAAGAGAAGGGTTATTATTGCAGAGGCTTCAAATACTGGCGTGCCCCATGGTAGAGGTCTTGGAACATTTACCAATGGTAACTCTTTAACCAATCCGAGATCAGCCATTCCAAGGGGAATGCTGAGGATGTAACCCACCAACGCTCCCACTATTACGGGCATTGCCCTTAAGGCTCCTTTTCCTTTAAGTGCGACGTAGACGGTCGTTGAGAATGTCACAAGTGCGATAAAGAAAGCCTTCGGTATTGTTGAGCCGCTCGGATCGGCAAAGAAGTTGAAGGTGTACTTGACCGCCACATGGGCTAGAGAGAAGCCTATGAGCATTATCGTGACCCCCGTAACTACTGGAGAAAAGAGCCTCTTGACCTTTCCGACAATTCCAAACGCTCCTATTGCCGCTTCGATTAACCCGCCTACGATTAGAGCTCCTTCTACAGCAGCCAATCCCAAGCTTTTCCCTATGCTGATAAGCCCCGGAATAAAGGCGAAGCTTGAGCCCTGAACGATTGGGTATCTTGACCCTATCGTGGTTTGAAGAAGGGTCGCTATTCCCATTGCTAGGAGAACCACCTGGATTAGGAGTGCTATCTCCCTCTGCTCAAGTCCAATTGCCGTCCCCACTACAAGGGGCACTGTAACCGTTGCTCCGAACATTGCAAGAACGTGCTGAAAGCCCAAAAGAACAGCTTGCTTTAATTCAACTTTTTCTTCTATTCCAACTTTAATTCCGTTTGCCATTAAAGCCCGCTCGAGATATGTCGTGAGTAATTTAAAAAATTTTCGGTTTAAGTGATAGTTTTATGGCAACATTGAAAAAGAGATAA
The Thermococcus sp. 2319x1 DNA segment above includes these coding regions:
- a CDS encoding uracil-xanthine permease family protein, translated to MANGIKVGIEEKVELKQAVLLGFQHVLAMFGATVTVPLVVGTAIGLEQREIALLIQVVLLAMGIATLLQTTIGSRYPIVQGSSFAFIPGLISIGKSLGLAAVEGALIVGGLIEAAIGAFGIVGKVKRLFSPVVTGVTIMLIGFSLAHVAVKYTFNFFADPSGSTIPKAFFIALVTFSTTVYVALKGKGALRAMPVIVGALVGYILSIPLGMADLGLVKELPLVNVPRPLPWGTPVFEASAIITLLFAFIVSIIESVGDYHAISAISEAPITNTNINRGIMSEGLACSIAGVFGACGTTSYSENIGLVALTKVASRQVVQVGGAILILLAMIPKFSGVLASLPQPVLGGLTIALYGMISVTGLRLIKEKVELNDRNMVIIASALIVGLGAPQLPPEFLEHFPRIVGSILESGMAVGALTAILLDQLLR